Proteins encoded by one window of Mariniplasma anaerobium:
- a CDS encoding nucleotidyl transferase family protein: MTTYTFKDVLLPSEINDAKNLLKINHLTYEHNVTKTIGLYDNKHMVATGSIDHNVIKMIAVDPEYTSRNLSSKILSYLLFDMEANQVNHYFLFTKPENTKIFNNFNFNQIIETKDVVLYENKERNITQTLQEMKKTLPPKKGVRNCVVMNLNPMTLGHLHLIEKAVPKDGDLIIFLVETNASKIDYKTRYHILKKTISHMKNVHILPSTDYIISRATFPTYFLKDEQSMDVYTQLDVSIFKQYFMPIFEIDMRYVGQEPLDPLTDTYNKKLVNMLKGQLTIIERITFEEKVISASYVRLLAKQKKYNELKLVVPHATYRFLISKKGRTLFDE, encoded by the coding sequence ATGACAACATACACTTTTAAAGATGTTTTATTACCATCAGAAATCAATGATGCAAAAAACCTTTTAAAAATTAATCATCTAACTTATGAACACAACGTTACAAAGACGATAGGACTATATGATAACAAGCATATGGTTGCTACAGGTTCCATTGATCATAACGTTATCAAAATGATTGCTGTTGATCCTGAGTATACTTCTAGAAATTTGAGTTCAAAAATACTATCCTATTTATTATTTGATATGGAAGCAAACCAAGTCAATCATTATTTTTTATTCACAAAACCAGAAAATACTAAAATATTTAATAACTTTAATTTTAATCAAATTATTGAAACAAAAGATGTTGTTCTATATGAGAACAAAGAGAGAAATATAACACAAACTCTACAAGAAATGAAGAAAACTCTTCCTCCAAAAAAAGGTGTAAGAAATTGTGTTGTCATGAATCTAAATCCCATGACTTTAGGACATTTGCATCTCATTGAAAAAGCAGTGCCAAAAGATGGTGATTTAATCATTTTTTTAGTTGAAACAAATGCTTCAAAAATTGATTATAAAACACGTTATCATATCTTAAAAAAAACAATTAGTCATATGAAAAATGTGCATATATTACCATCAACAGATTATATCATTTCAAGAGCTACATTTCCTACATATTTTTTGAAAGATGAACAAAGTATGGATGTATATACTCAATTAGATGTGTCTATATTTAAACAATATTTTATGCCTATTTTTGAAATAGATATGAGATATGTTGGACAAGAACCTTTAGATCCACTTACTGATACTTATAATAAAAAACTAGTAAATATGCTTAAAGGTCAATTAACAATCATTGAAAGAATTACATTTGAAGAAAAAGTCATTAGTGCATCTTATGTTCGTTTACTAGCAAAACAAAAAAAATATAATGAATTAAAATTAGTCGTTCCTCATGCTACATATAGATTTTTAATTTCAAAAAAAGGAAGAACATTATTTGATGAATGA